From Penaeus vannamei isolate JL-2024 chromosome 12, ASM4276789v1, whole genome shotgun sequence, the proteins below share one genomic window:
- the LOC113821801 gene encoding uncharacterized protein: MKLSILLLVVSLGLVLGRPSTVLDFEGDDHEHTQEGDPGKGVEGMFSWTSPEGEDFKVVYVADEDGYRVVESNAVPVNADGVAADGNQGSFTSEEGEGGDEEEGEEEER; this comes from the exons ATGAAACTCTCT ATCCTCCTCCTCGTGGTGTCCCTCGGGCTCGTCCTCGGCCGCCCCAGCACCGTGCTTGACTTCGAGGGCGACGACCACGAGCACACGCAGGAGGGCGACCCAGGGAAGGGCGTGGAGGGAATGTtcag CTGGACGTCCCCCGAAGGAGAAGATTTCAAGGTCGTCTACGTGGCTGACGAGGACGGCTACCGCGTCGTGGAATCCAATGCTGTTCCTGTCAATGCTGACGGCGTCGCTGCTGACGGGAATCAGGGGTCCTTCACctcagaagaaggagaaggaggagatgaagaagaaggagaagaggaagaacgatga